A single window of Tolypothrix sp. NIES-4075 DNA harbors:
- a CDS encoding response regulator — protein sequence MNNSGTFTKLSPLSLLRQLSNCSESTGLQAFSNSVSWSIYLDQGKITYATDSVEPFDRLERHLRRLSRQIPLLKSETRVQLRLMFESDSHGKLKQLYDLANQPPDYQAICWLVSQKYLNSAQAGVLIQELVKEVIESLLLIKQGSYNLTDTYLPKICNQDVEKVIECCQERLQNWHSLAPQISSPFQRPYLCVSTRTKPEKLLELQPNLIHWMKGFSLRHLAVIINQDELKLAQTLHPYILHGALLLHEPDPPFDKLPKTCEELSAHSDIAELADIIAPSSITTKEKPSIADNRDTPLRLPDISSPLRDNYQQLATNKTNTATLTERKVHKIVSVDDSPTMLKEITRLLEDENFFVVTIIDPLKAVMSIVRHKPDLILLDLNMAGIDGYELCRLIRNNSMFKETPIIFVTGSKGIIDKIKAKMVGASGYLTKPFSRSELLKMVFMHLS from the coding sequence ATGAATAATTCTGGCACATTTACCAAATTGAGTCCCCTGAGTTTGTTAAGACAGTTATCTAATTGTTCGGAAAGTACTGGTTTACAAGCATTTAGCAACTCAGTTTCCTGGTCGATCTACCTAGATCAGGGTAAAATTACTTATGCTACCGATTCAGTTGAACCTTTTGATCGACTAGAACGGCATTTACGCCGTCTCAGTCGCCAAATTCCCCTCCTAAAGAGCGAAACCCGTGTTCAGTTACGCCTAATGTTTGAAAGTGACTCACACGGTAAGCTGAAACAACTGTACGATTTGGCAAACCAGCCGCCAGATTATCAAGCTATTTGCTGGCTTGTCAGTCAAAAATATCTAAATTCTGCACAAGCCGGAGTGCTAATCCAAGAACTGGTTAAAGAAGTGATTGAATCACTTCTCTTAATCAAGCAAGGTTCATATAATTTAACAGATACATATCTGCCAAAAATTTGCAACCAGGATGTAGAGAAAGTAATCGAATGCTGTCAAGAAAGATTGCAAAATTGGCATTCTTTAGCGCCGCAAATTTCTTCGCCATTTCAGCGTCCCTATTTGTGTGTTTCTACAAGAACTAAACCAGAAAAACTTCTGGAACTTCAGCCAAATTTAATTCATTGGATGAAAGGTTTTAGCTTGCGTCATCTTGCCGTAATTATAAATCAAGATGAATTAAAGCTGGCGCAAACTTTACATCCTTATATCTTACATGGAGCGCTGTTATTACATGAACCAGATCCACCATTTGATAAATTACCAAAGACTTGTGAAGAGTTATCAGCTCATAGTGATATTGCCGAATTAGCTGATATCATAGCGCCCAGTAGCATTACTACCAAGGAGAAGCCAAGTATTGCCGACAATAGAGATACTCCTTTGCGATTACCAGATATATCTTCTCCTTTAAGAGATAATTATCAGCAATTAGCAACAAATAAGACAAACACTGCTACTTTAACAGAGCGAAAAGTTCACAAAATAGTTTCTGTTGATGATAGTCCGACAATGCTGAAAGAAATTACTCGCTTACTAGAAGATGAAAATTTTTTTGTAGTGACAATTATCGATCCACTAAAAGCGGTAATGTCAATTGTTCGGCACAAACCAGATTTGATATTACTGGATTTGAATATGGCGGGAATTGATGGTTATGAGTTGTGTAGGCTAATACGCAATAATTCAATGTTCAAAGAAACTCCAATAATTTTTGTTACCGGAAGCAAAGGAATTATAGATAAGATAAAAGCAAAAATGGTGGGAGCATCGGGGTATTTAACTAAGCCGTTTAGTCGCTCAGAATTGCTGAAAATGGTGTTTATGCATTTGAGTTAG
- the pheT gene encoding phenylalanine--tRNA ligase subunit beta, with amino-acid sequence MRISLSWLRELVEIKISPEDLAETLTMAGFEVEDIEDRRTWASGVVVGRVLEKQPHPNADKLSVCQVDIGASETLNIVCGAANVRADIYVPVATTGTYLPNIDLKIKPAKLRGVPSQGMICSLKELGLPTDVDGIHIFPQDNLQLGSDVRPLLGLDDVILDVTATANRADALSMVGIAREVAALTGGKLTIPEPGEVSVFQSAGNLTLKIDETQACPAYIGTVIENVKIAPSPDWLQQRLRAAGTRPINNVVDITNYVLLEWGQPLHAFDGDRLGSKIQVGVRFANAGESLKTLDGQTRNLTTQNLLITANNKPVALAGVMGGEETEVHEGTQNIFLEAALFDSVAIRRSSRSIGLRTEASGRYERGVNRAELEKATRRALSMMVEIAQGNIVNQEIADTRPDPSTWSRAIALRLERVNQVLGPIEINEKTGELQAQDVERILTALGCQLTSSGEGAWTVTVPPYRYRDLEREIDLIEEIARLYGYDNFCDTLPDKSEAGYLPLDQELIRKLRASLRAEGLTELIHYSLVKPQRETQIVLSNPLFTEYSALRTELISGLIDAFQYNLEQGNGSLNGFEIGRIFWREEDGLAEAEAVAGIMGGDRTVSKWSNGEQPLTWFQAKGILESVFQQLGLQVEYQPDNQNSRLHPGRTASLWIRGNRLGTFGQLHPQVRREKGLPDSVYVFQLDLDVLLESLEIDEILIPQFKPYSTYPAADRDIAFFAPIKVTVAEIERAIAKAGKDLLESVELFDEYRGDNVPKGQRSLAFRLIYRTSDRTLTDAEVEPVHNKVREALVEKFGVSLRS; translated from the coding sequence ATGCGTATTTCTCTAAGTTGGCTGCGGGAACTAGTTGAGATAAAAATAAGCCCGGAAGATTTAGCCGAAACCTTGACAATGGCAGGGTTTGAGGTAGAAGATATTGAAGACCGCCGCACTTGGGCTTCGGGCGTTGTTGTTGGCAGAGTGCTTGAAAAACAACCTCACCCCAACGCTGATAAGTTGAGTGTTTGCCAAGTTGATATCGGTGCTTCTGAGACTTTAAATATTGTTTGTGGGGCTGCGAATGTCCGAGCAGATATTTATGTGCCAGTAGCAACCACAGGAACTTATTTACCAAATATCGATTTAAAAATCAAGCCGGCGAAACTGCGAGGTGTTCCTTCTCAAGGAATGATTTGTTCTTTGAAGGAACTCGGTTTACCCACTGATGTAGACGGAATTCATATTTTTCCTCAAGATAATCTCCAACTAGGTAGCGATGTACGTCCGTTGTTGGGTTTGGATGATGTGATTTTAGATGTCACTGCTACTGCTAATCGCGCTGATGCTTTAAGTATGGTAGGGATAGCGCGGGAAGTAGCAGCGCTGACAGGTGGAAAGTTAACAATTCCTGAACCGGGTGAGGTGTCTGTTTTTCAAAGTGCGGGAAATTTAACTTTAAAAATCGATGAGACGCAAGCTTGTCCGGCTTACATCGGTACGGTAATTGAAAATGTCAAAATTGCGCCTTCTCCTGATTGGTTACAACAACGTTTGCGGGCTGCGGGAACGCGACCAATAAATAATGTTGTGGATATTACTAATTATGTGTTGTTGGAATGGGGACAACCATTGCACGCATTTGATGGCGATCGCTTGGGCAGCAAAATCCAAGTTGGGGTGCGCTTCGCTAACGCGGGAGAATCGCTAAAAACTTTGGATGGACAAACCCGCAATCTAACTACCCAAAATTTGTTAATCACTGCTAACAATAAACCCGTTGCTTTGGCAGGGGTAATGGGTGGAGAAGAAACAGAAGTCCATGAAGGTACGCAAAATATCTTTTTAGAAGCAGCGTTATTTGACTCTGTAGCAATTCGCCGTTCTTCGCGTAGCATCGGCTTGAGAACAGAAGCTTCTGGAAGATATGAACGAGGTGTAAACCGGGCTGAGTTGGAAAAAGCCACACGCCGCGCTTTATCGATGATGGTGGAGATAGCACAGGGAAATATTGTAAATCAGGAAATTGCCGATACGCGTCCCGATCCTTCTACTTGGAGTCGAGCGATCGCATTGCGTTTAGAGCGAGTTAATCAAGTTCTCGGACCAATCGAGATAAACGAGAAAACCGGAGAACTCCAAGCGCAAGATGTTGAACGCATTCTGACTGCATTGGGATGTCAGCTAACTTCTTCTGGTGAGGGTGCTTGGACGGTAACTGTCCCCCCCTATCGTTACCGCGATTTAGAACGGGAAATCGATTTAATTGAAGAAATTGCCCGTCTTTATGGCTACGATAACTTTTGCGATACTTTACCAGATAAATCGGAAGCTGGTTATTTGCCTTTAGATCAAGAACTTATACGCAAATTGCGAGCTTCTCTCCGAGCGGAAGGATTGACAGAACTAATACACTACTCTTTAGTGAAACCACAGCGAGAAACGCAGATAGTGCTGTCAAACCCGTTATTTACAGAATATTCGGCGCTGCGAACTGAGTTAATTTCCGGCTTGATTGATGCTTTTCAATATAACTTAGAGCAAGGAAACGGTTCGCTGAACGGCTTTGAAATTGGGCGTATTTTTTGGCGAGAAGAAGACGGTTTAGCTGAAGCTGAAGCCGTAGCTGGAATTATGGGAGGCGATCGCACTGTCAGTAAATGGTCAAATGGCGAACAACCTTTAACATGGTTTCAAGCCAAAGGCATTTTAGAAAGTGTATTTCAGCAACTTGGTTTGCAGGTAGAATATCAACCAGATAATCAAAATTCCCGCTTGCATCCCGGACGTACCGCGTCTTTATGGATACGCGGTAATCGACTCGGTACTTTTGGACAATTACATCCGCAAGTACGGCGCGAAAAAGGTTTACCAGATTCAGTTTACGTGTTTCAACTGGATTTAGATGTGCTGTTAGAGTCTCTAGAAATAGATGAAATACTAATACCGCAATTTAAACCTTATTCTACTTATCCAGCAGCCGATCGCGATATCGCCTTTTTTGCACCGATTAAGGTAACTGTTGCGGAAATTGAAAGAGCGATCGCCAAAGCTGGTAAAGATTTATTAGAATCTGTGGAATTATTTGATGAATATCGCGGTGATAATGTACCAAAAGGACAACGCAGTTTGGCGTTTCGCTTAATTTATCGGACAAGCGATCGCACTCTCACTGATGCTGAAGTCGAACCAGTACACAACAAAGTCCGCGAAGCATTAGTTGAGAAATTCGGCGTTAGTTTGAGAAGCTAG
- a CDS encoding YciI family protein has protein sequence MAKYIMWGSYCEDVLEKRAPHRQAHLDGLAKQKESGVLITIGPTKDVTKVFGIYEADDEAIVRELIENDPYWQNNIWTEYIVKEWIQALGD, from the coding sequence ATGGCAAAATATATAATGTGGGGAAGTTATTGCGAAGACGTTTTAGAAAAACGTGCGCCTCATCGTCAAGCGCATTTAGACGGACTCGCAAAACAAAAAGAATCCGGTGTGTTGATTACGATTGGTCCAACCAAGGATGTAACGAAAGTTTTCGGTATTTACGAAGCCGATGATGAAGCGATTGTGCGCGAGTTGATTGAAAATGACCCCTATTGGCAAAATAATATCTGGACAGAATATATTGTCAAAGAGTGGATTCAAGCTTTAGGTGATTGA
- a CDS encoding tetratricopeptide repeat protein: MNASEFLQQGINKNSQGDYQGAIACFNLALQINPDFAEVYQNRGNAYFALGDYDKAIADFSQAIKINPDLAFEINFDLSIAYYNEGLTLCEQGDYPKAIEDFNCALQLNPNFAQAYSNRGNVHYQLKDYQSAIADQNLALRLDPNFTDAYHNRGNAHYALGEYQEAIADYNRALTINPNYASAYYNRGLVYTSLKEYQKAIADFNQTLKLHPDDVQAYYNRGLVRATLGDYQAAIEDYNRALKENPYLVLVYGFRANARTQVGDFQGALADCNELLQLHPHLAEGYCDRATAHRSLGDYEKAIADYDRALQINSNLIEAYYGRAIARDALEDFAGAILDNQKAIELNPNFSQAYCNLGNARRNSGDERGAIEDYNSALKLNPDLIEAYYNRGSTYFVLEDYRIAIADYTKAIKINPSIAAFYSDRANARYALEDFQGAIEDYDRAIAIDKGVAENWYNRGRSYSLLGDFQQALLDLNQALHLEPHFASAYIVRADIRHNLGDIESAIADFQKAADLYQQEGNTQYHQQIIDLIRNLQQ, from the coding sequence ATGAATGCGTCAGAATTTTTACAGCAAGGAATAAACAAGAATTCCCAAGGTGATTATCAAGGAGCGATCGCTTGTTTTAACTTGGCATTGCAAATCAATCCTGATTTTGCGGAAGTTTACCAAAACCGGGGTAATGCTTACTTTGCTTTGGGTGATTATGACAAAGCGATCGCCGATTTTAGCCAAGCAATCAAAATTAATCCGGACTTAGCTTTCGAGATTAATTTTGATCTGTCTATTGCCTACTATAATGAAGGTTTGACGCTTTGCGAACAAGGCGATTATCCAAAAGCAATTGAAGATTTTAACTGTGCTTTACAGCTAAATCCTAATTTTGCCCAAGCTTACAGCAATCGCGGTAATGTTCACTATCAATTAAAAGATTATCAAAGTGCGATCGCCGATCAAAATCTCGCACTGCGACTAGATCCCAATTTCACAGACGCTTATCATAATCGAGGTAATGCTCATTATGCTCTTGGAGAATATCAAGAAGCGATCGCCGATTACAACCGCGCATTGACAATAAACCCTAATTATGCATCGGCATACTACAATCGCGGTCTGGTTTATACTTCGCTCAAAGAGTATCAAAAAGCGATTGCTGACTTTAATCAAACTTTAAAACTGCATCCCGATGATGTACAAGCTTACTACAATCGGGGTCTTGTGCGTGCCACTTTAGGAGATTATCAGGCAGCAATTGAAGATTACAATCGGGCATTGAAGGAAAATCCGTATCTAGTTTTAGTTTACGGCTTTCGGGCGAATGCACGCACTCAAGTGGGGGATTTTCAAGGGGCACTTGCAGATTGTAATGAATTATTGCAACTTCATCCCCATCTAGCTGAAGGATATTGCGATCGCGCTACGGCTCATCGTAGTTTAGGAGATTATGAAAAGGCGATCGCCGATTACGATCGCGCATTACAAATTAATTCCAACTTAATAGAAGCATACTATGGTAGAGCTATTGCCCGCGATGCTCTCGAAGATTTTGCCGGTGCAATTTTAGATAACCAAAAAGCAATTGAGCTTAATCCTAACTTTTCTCAAGCATACTGCAATCTAGGTAATGCTCGACGCAATTCAGGAGATGAACGAGGTGCAATTGAAGATTATAATTCTGCATTAAAACTCAATCCCGACTTGATAGAAGCTTATTACAATCGGGGTTCTACCTACTTTGTTTTAGAAGATTACCGCATAGCGATCGCCGATTATACTAAAGCGATAAAAATTAACCCCAGCATAGCTGCATTTTACAGCGATCGCGCTAATGCTCGCTATGCTTTAGAAGACTTTCAAGGTGCAATCGAAGATTATGACCGGGCAATAGCCATCGACAAGGGCGTTGCGGAAAACTGGTATAATCGAGGTCGTAGCTATTCTTTGTTGGGTGACTTCCAACAAGCGCTCTTAGACTTAAACCAAGCCTTGCATTTAGAACCGCATTTCGCATCAGCTTACATCGTTCGGGCTGATATCCGCCATAATTTGGGAGATATAGAAAGTGCGATCGCAGATTTTCAGAAAGCTGCCGATTTATATCAACAAGAAGGAAATACTCAGTATCATCAGCAAATTATTGATTTAATTCGCAATCTTCAGCAATAA
- a CDS encoding SH3 domain-containing protein has protein sequence MKKAIQNIVFSGVNITLLIVIPFLIKAPNANAQSIQSAVVIDPPSNVRVKPNGAIICAIRSQTSIAIYDYKNGWYKTDVCGRSGYIHQSQIRLQADSEVVEAYCGVTGIQTGQLALRLSPNGKSKAGLNNGNTVLPLKTQGNWSYVRVISGPNNRVNGLEGWVNSNYIACP, from the coding sequence ATGAAGAAAGCGATTCAGAACATAGTATTTTCTGGTGTCAATATTACATTACTTATTGTCATTCCCTTCTTAATAAAAGCACCAAACGCTAACGCACAATCTATACAATCAGCAGTTGTTATCGACCCACCATCAAATGTTAGAGTTAAACCGAATGGTGCTATTATTTGTGCGATCAGATCGCAAACATCTATAGCTATCTATGATTATAAAAATGGATGGTACAAAACAGATGTTTGCGGTCGTTCTGGTTACATTCATCAAAGCCAAATTCGACTGCAAGCAGATAGTGAGGTTGTAGAAGCTTATTGTGGTGTAACAGGTATCCAAACAGGACAGTTAGCCCTTCGCTTATCTCCGAATGGAAAATCTAAAGCTGGACTAAATAATGGAAATACAGTACTCCCGCTCAAAACTCAAGGTAATTGGTCTTACGTGCGTGTTATATCAGGACCAAACAACCGAGTTAATGGATTAGAAGGCTGGGTAAATTCTAATTATATAGCTTGCCCTTAA
- a CDS encoding 2-hydroxyacid dehydrogenase — MKVAVFSTKAYDRQFLEAANTRNEHDLVFFEPRLNRDTAILAAGFPAACIFVHDQADAATLEILASRGTRLLALRCAGFNNVDLKAAAELGITVVRVPAYSPYAVAEHTVGLILSLNRKIHRAYNRIREGNFSLDGLLGFDLHGRTVGIIGTGKIGQIVAQIMKGFGLNLLAYDVYRNPELEALGAKYVELSELFANSDIISLHCPLMPETHHLINDKAVEQMKSGVMLINTSRGALIDATAVTKGLKSGKIGSLGIDVYEQEADLFFEDLSSAIIQDDVFERLIMFPNVLVTGHQAFFTENAIRKIAETTVSNMTEIEHNRPCANEIRAEPPKVLVGEQKS; from the coding sequence GTGAAAGTAGCAGTCTTCAGTACAAAAGCCTACGATCGCCAGTTTTTAGAGGCTGCAAATACTCGCAACGAACACGATCTAGTCTTCTTTGAACCCCGTCTGAATAGGGATACCGCCATTTTAGCCGCTGGATTTCCGGCGGCTTGTATATTTGTACACGACCAAGCTGATGCCGCCACCTTAGAGATTTTAGCATCACGCGGAACTCGTCTTTTGGCGCTACGTTGTGCTGGCTTCAACAATGTAGATTTAAAAGCCGCAGCCGAGTTAGGAATTACCGTTGTCCGTGTTCCAGCTTACTCACCCTACGCAGTCGCAGAACACACCGTTGGACTAATTTTAAGCCTCAATCGCAAGATTCATCGCGCTTATAATCGCATCCGTGAAGGCAATTTTTCCCTAGATGGACTATTGGGATTTGACTTGCACGGACGTACAGTGGGTATCATCGGTACTGGTAAAATCGGTCAAATTGTCGCCCAAATCATGAAAGGATTTGGTTTGAATCTCCTCGCCTACGACGTGTATCGCAATCCAGAACTTGAAGCATTGGGTGCGAAGTATGTTGAACTTTCCGAATTATTCGCCAACTCTGATATTATCTCATTGCATTGTCCCCTGATGCCGGAAACTCATCACTTAATTAACGACAAAGCAGTAGAACAGATGAAATCCGGTGTGATGCTGATTAACACTAGCCGAGGTGCGCTGATTGATGCGACAGCCGTAACCAAAGGCTTAAAGTCAGGCAAAATCGGCTCTCTTGGTATTGATGTATACGAGCAAGAAGCAGACTTATTTTTTGAGGATTTGTCTAGCGCGATTATTCAAGATGATGTTTTCGAGCGCTTGATAATGTTTCCCAACGTTCTCGTTACCGGACATCAAGCGTTTTTCACCGAAAATGCTATCAGGAAAATTGCAGAGACAACTGTAAGTAATATGACTGAAATTGAACATAATCGTCCCTGTGCAAATGAGATTCGCGCTGAACCGCCAAAGGTACTGGTTGGCGAACAAAAGTCTTGA
- a CDS encoding plasmid replication protein, CyRepA1 family, with protein MMQHYLHPQHLEELVNSSGIDLHLTQINFRSLQDRTAYEYLLISERLPRKNSGMVKNEWLQRYAHITAGGWWCSGLDPLHNWQMMEWGCFKPNQPRLNQNSKSIKYEHPPSTPTRIFCLRVTLRIWQQVAKRYNLAIPENINIAENGEAIGFWEWVMQRNIPIIICEGVKKAAALLTQGYAAIAVPGITSGYRVIKDEFGKVTSRQLIPDLAAFAITKRTCYICFDFETEPKKIAAVNNAISQLGFLFQAKNCPVQIIELPGKEKGVDEFIVAKGATAFEQVYRQSVDLEVYIAQTKPHTALTISPALTLNRRYLGEVPFPASGLVGVKSAKGTGKTTSLQAVVNQAKSQNKPVLLITHRIQLGRFLCEKIGIDWKIRSERFSAHSFGLCIDSLWKLNPEDWHGAIIILDEVEQSLWHLLNSNTCKNNRVKILKIFQQLIYTVLTTDGLIIAQDADLSDVSLEYLQGLANIKLTPWVVVNQWKPERGWDVTFYDSPNPTPLIHQLELELLAGRKCYVTTDSRTGRYSCETIERYLKERLERLQKEFPKTLVVSSHTTNTPGHKAVDFVAEINQKVTEYNAVFVTPSLGTGISIDVEHFDSVYGIFQGVITDSEARQALARVRDDVPRIVWCAKRGIGLIGSGSTNYRLLSYWYQENQKENLALLSPLHKIDVDLPSVYDPIHLRTWAKMSARVNASITFYRKSMKENLIADGHQIWVRSNAVNNNIIRDLRLAFLATDADDSVTRRRLILEIVKVQKDWSQSRQKAKEIKHKIQEIKRQNQLSAAIAATNARDIDYKEYQQLLVKHSLTEKERNQIDKYILKKRYCVEVTPLLKLRDDKGYYYQLLTHYYLTHESEYFWVRDKQEWYQQLSWGEGKIFLPDIKTYTLKVEALRALGMQQFLEAGRRFSENDADLILLKNTALHCSKHIKRTLGINLVQDKERVLGMKILSRLLNLLGLKLKRVDELFQIDLATLDDGRKEIFAVWDERDELMLANVKADYASSWKSEAIRTKPVYVGVPF; from the coding sequence CTGATGCAGCACTATTTACACCCCCAACACCTTGAGGAATTAGTCAATAGCTCAGGTATTGATTTACACCTGACACAAATAAATTTCCGCTCCCTGCAAGACAGAACCGCTTATGAATATTTGTTAATTTCTGAACGTCTCCCGCGTAAAAATAGCGGTATGGTGAAAAATGAGTGGTTGCAACGTTACGCTCATATTACCGCAGGTGGTTGGTGGTGTTCGGGACTTGACCCATTGCATAACTGGCAAATGATGGAATGGGGATGCTTTAAGCCAAATCAACCGCGATTAAATCAAAATAGCAAGTCCATCAAATACGAACATCCCCCCAGCACACCAACGCGGATATTTTGTCTGCGGGTAACATTGCGTATCTGGCAGCAAGTCGCCAAACGTTACAATTTAGCCATACCTGAAAATATCAACATTGCTGAAAATGGTGAAGCTATAGGCTTTTGGGAATGGGTGATGCAACGAAACATACCCATAATTATCTGCGAAGGTGTGAAGAAAGCCGCTGCACTGTTGACACAAGGATATGCAGCGATCGCAGTTCCCGGAATTACCAGCGGTTATCGCGTCATCAAAGATGAATTTGGTAAAGTTACCAGTCGTCAGTTAATTCCTGATTTAGCAGCTTTTGCGATTACAAAACGCACCTGTTATATTTGCTTTGATTTTGAAACAGAACCGAAAAAAATCGCCGCAGTAAATAACGCCATTTCTCAACTTGGTTTTTTATTCCAAGCGAAAAATTGCCCAGTTCAAATCATCGAACTTCCCGGAAAAGAAAAAGGCGTAGATGAATTTATCGTCGCTAAAGGTGCAACTGCATTCGAGCAAGTTTACCGCCAAAGTGTTGATTTAGAAGTTTATATTGCTCAGACAAAACCGCACACAGCCTTAACCATTTCCCCTGCACTCACCCTAAACCGTCGCTACTTAGGAGAAGTACCTTTCCCCGCTTCTGGATTAGTAGGAGTAAAATCAGCCAAAGGAACAGGAAAAACCACATCACTGCAAGCAGTAGTCAATCAAGCCAAAAGCCAAAATAAACCCGTTTTATTAATTACTCACCGCATCCAACTGGGACGCTTCTTATGTGAAAAAATCGGCATTGATTGGAAAATACGTAGTGAGCGCTTCAGCGCTCATTCTTTCGGACTATGCATCGATTCCCTCTGGAAGCTTAACCCCGAAGATTGGCACGGTGCAATAATAATATTAGACGAAGTAGAACAATCCTTATGGCATTTACTCAACAGCAATACATGTAAAAATAACCGCGTTAAAATTTTAAAGATATTTCAGCAGTTAATTTACACTGTTTTAACTACCGACGGCTTAATTATTGCCCAAGATGCCGATTTATCAGATGTTTCTTTAGAATATTTGCAAGGATTAGCAAATATTAAATTAACGCCTTGGGTAGTTGTAAATCAATGGAAACCAGAGCGAGGTTGGGATGTGACTTTTTATGATTCTCCCAACCCTACGCCGTTAATTCATCAATTAGAATTAGAGTTACTTGCCGGACGTAAATGTTATGTTACTACCGATAGTCGTACTGGGCGTTATAGCTGTGAAACCATCGAACGTTATTTAAAAGAGCGTTTAGAAAGATTGCAAAAGGAATTTCCGAAAACTCTGGTAGTTAGCAGTCATACAACAAACACACCTGGACACAAAGCGGTTGATTTTGTTGCAGAAATTAATCAAAAAGTGACTGAATATAATGCCGTTTTTGTAACTCCTAGCCTGGGTACGGGAATTAGTATTGATGTCGAACATTTCGACAGTGTTTATGGCATTTTTCAAGGGGTAATAACTGACTCGGAAGCACGACAAGCATTAGCTAGAGTCCGCGATGATGTGCCGCGCATTGTTTGGTGTGCTAAACGGGGTATAGGCTTGATTGGTAGTGGTAGTACAAATTATCGCTTGCTTTCTTATTGGTATCAAGAAAATCAAAAAGAAAATTTAGCTTTGCTCAGTCCGTTGCATAAGATAGATGTTGATTTACCATCAGTTTATGACCCAATTCATTTAAGAACTTGGGCGAAGATGTCGGCGAGGGTGAATGCTTCGATTACCTTTTATCGTAAATCGATGAAAGAGAATTTGATTGCTGACGGTCATCAAATTTGGGTAAGAAGTAATGCTGTGAATAATAATATTATTCGTGATTTACGACTTGCCTTTTTAGCCACCGATGCTGATGACTCGGTAACTCGACGAAGGTTAATTTTAGAAATTGTTAAAGTCCAAAAAGATTGGTCGCAAAGTCGGCAAAAGGCAAAAGAAATTAAACACAAGATTCAAGAAATTAAGCGACAAAATCAATTATCAGCAGCGATTGCTGCAACTAATGCGAGAGATATTGATTATAAAGAATATCAGCAATTATTAGTTAAACATTCTCTCACTGAGAAAGAGCGGAATCAAATTGATAAATATATTCTCAAAAAAAGATATTGTGTTGAGGTTACTCCACTGCTGAAATTACGGGATGACAAAGGATATTATTATCAATTATTAACTCACTATTATTTAACTCACGAAAGCGAGTATTTTTGGGTTAGAGATAAACAAGAATGGTATCAGCAGTTGTCTTGGGGTGAGGGTAAGATTTTTCTGCCAGATATAAAAACTTATACTCTGAAAGTTGAGGCTTTGAGAGCATTAGGAATGCAACAGTTTCTGGAAGCAGGACGCAGATTTAGTGAGAATGATGCTGATTTGATATTACTAAAAAATACGGCGTTGCACTGTAGTAAGCATATTAAAAGGACATTGGGGATTAATTTGGTGCAAGATAAAGAACGGGTTTTGGGGATGAAAATTCTCAGTAGATTGTTAAATTTGTTGGGTTTGAAGTTGAAGCGAGTGGATGAGCTTTTTCAAATTGATTTGGCAACGCTTGATGATGGGAGGAAAGAAATATTTGCAGTTTGGGATGAAAGGGATGAGTTGATGTTAGCGAATGTTAAGGCTGATTATGCTTCATCGTGGAAGAGTGAGGCTATACGAACAAAGCCTGTTTACGTCGGTGTACCATTTTAA